The nucleotide window CGGCGTTGCTGGCTCTCCTTTTCGTTGTGAAGGCTTGGTCGTACGTTCTCGACCGTTATCTGCTTCTATATGGCGACAACGGCGTCGTCGTCGGCGCCAGTTACACCGACGTGTATGTGGGGCTACCAGGCCTGTGGCTAATGATCGGGCTGTCGATCATCGCCGCGTTTGCTGCGTTGGCAAACCTCCGGGTGAGGACCTACCGGCTTCCTGCCGCCGCGGTCATGCTTCTCGTCATCGGCTCTTTCGTGCTGTCCGGCGTAGTCCCCGTGCTGTTCCGTCAGTTCTTCGTCAAACCAAGCGAGTTGGAGCTGGAGAAGCCCTACATCGAACGCAACATCGCGCTCACCCGGCAGGCATACAATCTCGATCAGATCGTAGCCAAGCCGTTTGCTGCCGAACAGAAGCTTACCTTCAAGACGCTCGACGACAACAAGGCGACAATCGACAATATCAGGCTGTGGGACTGGCAGCCCTTGTCGAACACCTACGCGCAGCTCCAAGAGATCCGCACTTACTACAAATTCCATCATCTTGACGTTGATCGCTATTGGCTCGATGGCTCCTACCAAAGCGTAATGATCTCGGCCCGCGAACTGCGACCCTCGCTGCTGCCGCCGAATGCCCAGACATGGGTCAACCGCCACGTGCTGTTTACCCACGGCACTGGCGCGGTGATGAGCCCGGTCACGCGCAAGACCACCGAGGGGCTGCCATTCCTATATTTGCGCGACATACCTCCTGTTGCGGACGGAGGCCCTCAGATCCGTGAACCGCGCATCTATTACGGCGAGGAACCCGACAGCTATGTCATCGTCAAGGGAAGCACACCCGAGTTCGACTATCCGAAGGGAAAGGACAATGTCTACGCGGCCTATGACGGCACCGGTGGCGTTCCGATAGGAGCGATGGTGTGGAGAGGCCTGTTTGCCTATTACTTCAACGACCCCAACCTGGTGCTCACAAGCTACATCACCACCGACAGCCGGATCATGATCCGCCGCAATATCCAGCAGCGGGTACGAACGATCGCTCCCTTCCTCAGGCTCGATCACGATCCCTATCTGGTCATCAGCGATGGGCGGATGTTCTGGATGCAGGACGCCTATACGGTGAGTTCCTATTTCCCCTATGCACAGCCGGCGCAGAAGCAGGATCTCAACTACATTCGCAATTCAGTGAAGGTCATCGTCGATGCCTATAACGGAACCGTCGACTTTTATCTGATGGACACCGGTGATCCGGTCGCCGCAACCTTCCAGCGCATCTTTCCGAGCTTGTTCAAGCCATTCGCGGCGATGCCGCCAGACTTGCAGAAGCACATTCGCTATCCCGAGGACCTGTTCCTGATCCAGGCGCAACTCTATCAGAGCTACCACATGGAGGCGGCCGACGTTTTCTATAACCGCGAGGATCTCTGGCAGTTTCCGCGCCAGCCGGGCGGCGGTGGCGTTGCAACGATGGCCCCCTATTACATCATCATGCGGCTGCCCGGCGAGCCGCAGGCCGAGTTCTTCCTGATGCTTCCGATGGTGCCTAGCCGCCGCGACAACATGATCGCGTGGCTCGCCGCGCGCTGCGACCCGCCCGACTACGGCAAGCTGATCGTCTACGAGTTTCCCAAGGAGAAGCTGGTCTATGGACCATTCCAGATCGAAGCGCGGATCAATCAGAACACCGAGATAACCCAACAAATCACGCTATGGAATCAAATGGGCTCGCGGGTGATACGCGGTGCGAACTTGCTTGTGATCCCGATCGAGAACTCGATCCTTTATGTAACGCCGCTCTATTTGCGAGCCGAGCATGGACACCTGCCGGAGCTGAAACGCGTGATCGCAGCCTACGGCGAACATGTGGTGATGAAAGAGACGCTCGCCGAGGCTTTGTCAGCGCTGTTCATAGAGCCGGTCACCGCGCCGGCGGTTTCAACCGCGACAGGGGAGAGGCCCGCCACAGGCCCGGCGCCAAGTCAGGCGCGGGAGGCGCTCGATCGCTACAACCAGGCAGTGGAGCGATTGAAGTCCGGAGATTGGAAAGGCTTCGGCACGCAGTTCGATGCAATGCGCGAGCTTCTGGAGGAAATGAACCGACGCTCCACCGGCCACTAGGGCCCCGAACCTGCAGCCCAACCCTGCCTTCGACCCGGAGAAGCGGAAATTGCGAACGCGGCGCCACGATTCAGCGTCGCTGAAAATCATGCGCGATTTCAATTACACAAGAGTTCGTGTTTTATCCCGAGTGGCGCGCCAAGTCCTCATCATAATTGCCGAGCAGTGAGTGGCGCTTCGACGGCGCATGGACGTCAGTCTTTGTTCCCGCTTGCCTCGACCTGAAATGCCCGAACGCCATCGCGATCGGCTTTGATGCGTCGTCCTGCCAGGCCTAGGCCTGGAAGGCGACGATGCGCTGGCCCTGCTTGACGATCGAGACGTTCGCAAAGCTGTCCAGCGCCCGCCCCGAACGCAGATAGTTGATGGTCAGGCCGATCGACTTGGGCGGCGCTGCGAAGTCGAGCTCGCGCGCTGCTTACAGTCGCTGTTCCCTCCCGGAACGCCGGTGATGCGTCGTTGATGGGGGCGGGACCTGGTTGCCGATGATCCTTGGCGTGACTGAATGGGCAAAGCGGTATCACTTCATCTCTTCCAGCAGCTTCCGCGCTTCACCCAACAACACCTGAATCTGCCTTCGCTCGGCGATCGCATCCCTGGTGAAGAGGCTGTGCTTGCGCGCGTTCTGGTTTGCCCTTGGCGCGCCGGATTCCTGTGCGCCGCCGTGCATGCGGCAGCGCTTCTTGCCGTACACCGCCGGCGAACGGCACGCGCCACTGGTGCGGGTTTTGGCGCCACAGCGTGGGCTCGCCAGCATCGGGCCGGTATTGCGGGCGTGATCGCTCATGCCTGTGCTTCCCGCTTGGCATCAGCGGAAGTGCGCCTTCGCCTGGAGCCCGAGGCCTTCGGCGCATTCCGCGCCGCGGATGTCGGCTTTTTGTCCGAAACGATCACGCTCGCATGCTGCGTGACGTTGCCGACAATGGCCTTGCCGCCGTCCCCGACCGATACGTTCTGCACGGTGATGGCCGGCTCGCCATGGCTCCGGTAGCGGTTGAGCGCCTCGATCTGGGCTGGAAACGTGCGGGCGAGCCGGCCCAATGCGCGCGCGGCACTGTCGTGCTGAGCGAGATCGTCCGCATTCGCAAGGTGATGGGCACATCGCATCGCCATCACATGAACGGAGACCATCTGCGCCACCAGCATGGCCTCGACGGAATCCCTGGGCTTGATGCTCTTCACCATCGAAATCATGAAGGAGAGGCTGACCTCGTCAGGACTCTCGCCGCTCACACTGGCCTTTACCAATTGTCGGAGAATGCCATGCATCGCTTCGCGGTCGGCGACCCCCAGTGTATCAGCCATGAGCTGTTCGCCGAGCTCCGGGTCTGGATGGTCGATGGAGAAGCCGTGCGACAGAAGCTTTATCCGCGGGGCGGCGGCAGCTTTGGTCTGGTCGGTTGCGGCGATCGTCGTTGGCATAGTGACGTCAGAAGCGGTGTTCATGTCGAGATTCCCTGGCACGCGCGGCAAGCGCGGGGTTCGGCCACGCGCAGGCGATCGTTCGCTGCGGCGGTCCGGTGCATTTCAAATGTGGGTGAGGATTGGAGCCGCAATCGCAACCGATGCGCCCGCTATTGCGGGGCGACGGGCGTCTACAAGATTGCGGGATAATGAAGAAATGCCGCTGATTTGCCCGACGTGTCAAGTTGCTTTCTCGAATGCCGGCGGCCGCCTGCTACTTTGCATGGGGTTGTTTTCGATATTTTCGGGAGCGCGTATGTCGAGGCTCCCTTGCCATTGCAAGCGGTGGTGGGCAGGAGTCTTGCCGCTGGCCCGGTTTGCCAGCCATTTCGCCGCCGCACACGCTCTGCTTATTCCCGCTCCATGATGTCGGCGATCGCCTTGATGCGGCTTCTGGCGTATTTCGGCAGGCCGGCGCTCAGCGAATCGCCGCTGTTGAAGGAGCTGTTGCCCATGAGCAGTTGCGCGGGCACGAGGTTTCGCAGCATGGGTGTATTGCTGTATTCCTTTTGCTTGTTCAGCACGTCGTTCCTGACCGCAATCAGGATGTAGACCGTCGCGATGGCGGCTTCCCGCTCGGTCGGATGCTGTTGCAGAACCGCAAGCAGCTTGCCGAACTGGATGACCTGGTTGACCCAAAAGATGTTCTGCTCGAGCGCGCTGGTGACTGTGGAGTCGAGCCCGGTCAGGCTCGGCAGCTCGGCAAGGTGCGGCTGCGTGACCAACATGATCTCACTCTGGAACTCGATGAAATCCGGAATCGGCTTTTTGCTCTCCTCGCGCAGCTTGTTGGCAAGCTGAATGCCTGCCGGAATTTTCCCTTCGAACATGTAGCGGGACTGCACGCAGATCGCGTTTGCGTCCTCGCACCAGCGGCGATCCGGCGGACGGTTGTGCGCGGCGCCGGCGTCCTTGTTGGGAACAGCATCGGCGGCCGTGATCGTCCGGTGCTTGACTGCCGGATCGATCTGCTCGAGGAACGCGACATTCGCATACCGCGACAGATCCAATGCCGCTGCCGGTCTTGTTAGTCGAAACCGCGCCTCCGCCTGGTAGACCGAGAGCTTCAGCTTCGTTTGTTGTTTGAGCGTGGGCTCAACGAAGCTCGGGAAGAGCGAGAGGAAGCGCCGCTGAACCGGACGTGAGCGGGCCCAATCGTCGAAAGGAATGAGCCCGGTCGAGGAATCGGCGAGCTTGTCGTTGCGTTGGTCGGCGAAGATGACCGTGCGCGGTTTGATCTGTTCGATCGGAACGCTGGCGGCTGCCGGCACGTCCTCGAGCTGGAATTCCTGCGCGGCCGCGCCGTTGCAAGTAACCACGCAGGCAGCGATGAGGACAGCGGCACGGTGGAGGCTCATGTCAATGCTCAATTCAGCCGCCGCCAGAAATAATCGGGATCGACTCGGAGCGGCGGTCGCGGGAGGCGGTCCTCGTCATCGGGATATTCGCGCCAGGAGGGATATCCGCGCGGATCAAGACGCCAGGCTGGGAAAGGAAAGGGCAGACGGTTATCGCCGTAAAGGCGATTGCCGTGGGACCACTGCTGGAATGGCCCGTCGTCTTCGTCACGACCGCCGCGATAGGTGTAGCTTTCTGCACGTGAGACGATCCGAAATTGCGAATCATCGATTCTGCCCGCCGGATCCCTCTTGAAGTACTCGGTGAAAGCGCGCCCGGAGCCGGCCGGTACAGGATCGCCGGTATAGGGATCGATCGACAGAGTAGCGAGCTGGCGCATGGCTTCGCGTGAAGGGCCGTTCAATGCCGTCTTGGGAGCATGCAGCCCCCAGGCTGCCTGCACGATCGGCTCGAACATCGGCAGCGCCACTTTCCCCCCGGTCTGGCCGGGCCCAAGGGTACGGCGCCCGCCGTCGCTGTTGTCGTAGCCGACCCAGATGGCGACGGTGACGTCATTTGTGAAACCGACGAACCAGGCATCGGCCGAATTATCAGTGGTGCCAGTCTTGCCGCCGACATAGGGCGACAGATGCTTCGCCGCGCGCGCGGTTCCGCGTGCGAGCACGCCCTGCAGCATTGATTTCAACTGGTAAAACGATGCGCGGTCGGCGAAGCCGATCCAGTCCACCGCACGCGGATCGTGCCGGTAGATTGCGCGGCCGTCCTGTTCGATCGTTTCGATCGCATGCGGCTGGGGCCGTGCGCCTTCGTTGGCGATCGCTGCATAGAACGCCGCAAGGTCGATGAGCCGCACAGTTTGGGCACCGAGCACGAACGGGTAGTAGCGCATGCATTCCTTGTAGAGCTGCGCTTCCATCGCGAGCTCGCAGACTCGGTCGAGGCCTCGCTCGGCGCTTTCGTCGAGGCCGGTGGCGAGCAGTTGCGCGGTGGCGAGATTCCGGGAGTTTTCCAGCGCACGCCGCAGTGTAATGGCGCCCGAAGCGCCGCCGTCGTAGTTCTTCGGCGACCAGAAACCGCGCTGGCGCGCGTAGCCCGTCGCGCCGATCGGTGCCAGCGTAATGGGTTCGTCCATCACCAGCGTGTTGGGCTGCAATCCCTTCCGAAGGGCGGCGAGGTAGGTCAGCGGCTTAAAGGTCGAGCCGGGTTGCCGCTGGCTCTGGACGGCGCGGTTGAGCTGGCTTGCCGGATACGAAAAGCCGCCCGCCATCGCTAGAATGCGGCCGGTTTCGTTCCCGAGTACGAGCGCCGCTCCCTGCACGGTCGGTCGAATGCGCAGATCGGCACGCGCCGCTTGCTTACCCTTGGCTTCGCGCACCTGCACATAGACCACGTCGTACGGCTTGAGACCGCGCCCGATCGCCGCGCTCCAGGTGTTCAGCGGCAGGACGCTTCCGTCGGTCAGACCGACGCGGATCGCATGGCCGCGCTTGCCACGCGCATTCTCCAGGACGACCGCCGACTGCCAATGAACGTCATAGAGCGGTAGCCGCGTCGTCTTCAACGCCGCGAGCCAAGCCGGTTCCGTGGCCCTCGGGTCAGCCGCACGGACAGCATCCGAAATGTTCGCCTCGGGTCCCTCAAATTTGTAACGACCGGTGTTCAGCTCGTATCGCGCGAGGCCCTCCTGCAATGTTGCTTCGACTACGCGCTGCAAGGCCGAGTTGACGGTCGAGTGCACCGTGTAGGAGGAATTGGTGAGAGTATCGAGGCCCGCGACCGCCTTTGCCTCGCGGGCGATGTGATCGACGAAGTGAAAGGCGAAGTCCCGTCGCGTCGGCCGGTACTCGACGAGCTGCGGCAATACCGCTTGCGCCGCGGCGGCGTCGATCACGGCGTCGTCCTGCATGCGGCGCAGCACGTAAGCAAGGCGCTCGCGCGCACGCTCAGGGTGGCGGTCGGGATTGAAGTAGTTCGGTCCCTTGGCGAGCCCGGCGAGCAGCGCGCCCTCGACTGCGGAGAGCGCCTTGGCTGGTTTACCGAAATAGCTGCGCGCCGCCATCTCGATGCCCCAGGCTCCGCGACCGAGATAAATCGAGTTGAGATAGAGCTCGAGGATTTCCGCCTTGGTCAGGGCACGCTCCATCCGCGAGGCAACGATCATTTCGCGCAGTTTTCTTTCGTAAGTGACGTCGTTGCCCACCAGCAGGTTCTTGGCGACCTGCTGCGTAATGGTCGAGCCGCCCTGCGGCCGGCCCGGCTTCGTGAAGTTGCCGAGGAAGGCGCGGACCAGTCCGCGCTCGTCAATTCCGGAGTGTTGGAAGAAGCGCTTGTCCTCGGCGGCGATGAATGCGTTGCGTACCGCTTCCGGGATATCCGCAAGCTTGACCCAGATGCGGCGATTATTCGGCGCGTAAATCTCGGCAACGCGCTGGCTCTTGTTATCGAGGATTACGCTGGTGCCGGGAAGCCTGAGGTCTTTAAGCTGCCCAGCATCGGGCAGATCCTTGACCGCGCTGTTGTAGAAAGCGATCACCTGACCGAGATCGACCGGAGATCCTTCCACTTTTTCGACCTTGCAGAACTCCCTGTAGGCCACGTGGAGGTCGGCCAGATTCAGTCCTTTGAGCGCCTTGATCTCGCCGCTCAACGCTTCCTTGTCATCCATGGCAGTGGCAATCAGATCGTCCAGGTTGATGTCCTCGATGTCGAAAGCCTTGCGCATGTGGGCGCAGCCGGCACTCAAAAGCTGCGCCACCTCGGAGCGGTCGTGCACCGCATCGAACTCCGTCTTGACCCCATCCGGACGAGTGGTGACCTGGCTGAAGGCAAGCGCCGTGGCGAAGATCTTGATGAGAATCGAGTCCATGACCTGCCGACGGTCGAAAACCGCCTCCGTAAGGTCCCTTATTGTAGGACAATATTAAACAAGGCTGTTTTGAGGAAAAAGTTCCCGCTAGCTCGCTTTGGCCGCGGTGAGATGCCGGTCATTCAGGAAAAGCCAGTCGGGACCTCTGGTACCGCCGGTGCATGGCGATGCGCATGTCGGGATTAGTCTTTCGAGCTACCTCGACAACATCCGGTCGGCTCAAGCCTGTGCAGCCGATTACATCGCCATAGCCAAAGAAGAGATCATCTACGGCTGAGCGCAAACATGCAATGGCGCGCGCCCCGGCCGCTTCTCGGGCCGTTCAGCACCGCTCCCGGCAGCGGAACCAACGCTGCCGCCAGTGCGTTTTAGAAGCACAGCATTGGCAGCGCACTCATGAATGCCCTTTTCCCGGTCGTGCTTGCCGCGGCGCTCTTCAGCGCCACCGCCACGATGCCTGCGGATGCCGCTCCTCGAAAAAAGAAGACCGCGGTCCCCCCTGCCGCTAGCGTCGCTCAGCCACCCACGGACAGATTTTTTGCCTGCGACGTCCGGGTGCGAGACTATCTTCGCGAAGGCGGAGCCGCGATACAGGTCACCAAGATCGAAGTGGATGATGCCCGACTGCAGTTGAACATTCATCATGAATACGGAGAGGCGGGAAAGTCGTCTCGAAAATACCTGCGCGGGGACAGTGAAGAAGAAATGCGAAAAAATCTGCGCGCAATATTGGATGAGTTCGCGGCGGCTGCGAAGGCCGCAGCGGCTGGTCGCGCTTGGTATGTGATTGCTGCTCGCAAGGTCATGCCGGACCTCCGCAACGGTTCGGGCGAGAACAGTAGCCCGTGGACGGCCATTGTCCTCGCGGATTTCGATGGAAAATGCAGACCCATCACGTTCTATCAGTCTGTCGATCGGAACAAGCTCAATCCTGAACTGAGCAAGAAATTGGATGAGTGAAGTTCTGCACTTGAAGTGATTTGCAGTCGTAGCGACGCCGCCAGGCGGCCGAGGTCAGTTCGCCCACAGGGTGGCCCGCGTGAGGTCGCATCGCAGCGGCGAGCTGTTGCTTCGAAGGCAGCGCGGAGCGAGCCCTCCTGTATGTCGACCCAGTCGCCGGCGCGCGCGCCCCAAAGCCATGATCTGCTCCTTCAGCGAAGCGGTGTCGTGATCCTTCGCCGCCTAAGGTCGTCTGCAGGTCGCGAGATGCGCCGATATGCCGAAAGCAAGTCCATCGGCCGTGAGATAGCGAGCGAAGATTGATTCCGCCTCTGCCAAGATACGATTGATCTGCGGCTCCGGCAGCACAACTCCCATGACGGGCAGCCACCCCCTGAGTTCCGCCTCCACGAATTCGCGTATGTTAGGGAACCGCGCCGTACCGTTAAGGGTCGTAAGATCTACCAGGCTGGCTCCGGCACCCTTGTACAACGCGGCGAGCCCCTGCCTGTCGCCCAGCACAAACGGTGCGCGAAGCGCGTCACCGGCGGGCTTTCCAGCGACGCGATCCAGCAGGTCCACGAGGGCAGCGAATGCGGGGGCGTGCTCGATGACATCCCAAACTGCGACGGCGCACCTGCCGCCAGGCACCATCACGCGCAGCATCTCCCGGACCGCCTTGTCGCGATCCGAAAAGAACATCAGACCGAATTGACAGACAACGACATCAAACGAACGATCCGGAAACGGCAGCGCCTCCGCCGCTCCATCGCGCCAGTCGATGCCAGGCGCGAGGTCCCGCGCCACGGCCAGCATTCCTGCGTTTGGATCGAGCCCGGCGACACGAGCTGAGCTTCCGGTCCGCCTTGCAGCCTCGCGCGCCAGAACGCCGGTGCCGCAGGCAATATCCAGAACGCGATCGCCGCGCTCAATCCTGGCGGCATCTGCCACCATCGGCGCCCATTGCTGAAAGAGTGCCGGAACGAACAGGGCCTCGTAGGCCCTCGCAGCGTCGATCAAGGTTTGCGAAACAGGTGAGGTCATCGTGTCACCTCGCTCAAGGCAAACTGGTGCTGGGAGACGGAAAAGCTTCATGGTCGGGGAAGCTGATGCCTCGATCCGGGAGGCCTTCACAAGCCGGTATCGGGTTCGCTTGCCGACCAAGCTTTGACATCCTCGCGGAAGTCGTGTGGATCGGCAAGCACCATGGCGTGATAGAGCCGCGGAGGGTTCCGCTCCTGGACACCGTCTTTCCCTGTAAGGGCACCGTGGCCCGTCGGCTATGCCGCCCGTCCGGCAGCGATGGCCTTCACCTTTTCGGACGTCAACCTCTCTCCGCCGATCGCCCAGTCGCCGCTTGCGACCTCGTTGATCTTCACCCAGGTGACGCCGCGCATGTTCTCGCCCTCTACGGCGACCATCGCTTCGGTCACCTTCTCGATCAACTGTTGCTTCTGGGCCGGTGTGAAAACGTCGCGAATGACGTGAATATCGACGAGTGGCATGGTCTGTTGCTCCTGTTCCAAGTTCACGTTTTGGATCGCCGCTCTCGACGCGGCTCATTCAGCGGACGCAATGGGTGCCGGTCCGCGGAATCTCGTGTCCACCGCGATGTCGCTACGCAAGGTCTGTAAGACGACGCAGCACCGCTCGGCGGTTGATGCAAGGTGACTGATCTGCGCCGGATCGGTGTGTTCGTCGGCCTCGATGAGCACGTCGACATCGATCCGCTGGAAACCGACGGGGACCTGACGATCCACCACCAGACAGCCGCGCACGTCGGCGAAGGCCCTCACCTCGACCGCCAGAGTCTTGAGTGCTACTCCCATGCGCGCCGCGATCATCCGAAGCGTGGAGTCCAGGCAGGCGGCCAGCGCTGCACACAGCATGTCGCCCGGATTCAGCAGATCATGGTCGCCGCCAATGGCTCGGTGGATGCCGAAACCCAGCGAGACCTCACCATCGCCTGCAACGACCGCACCATGGAAGGGATCCCGGTCTATGTTTGCAGCCCGTGCGTGATCTGCGATCTGCGCCTGTTCCGGCTTCTCGCGATAGCGTCGGCGCAGAGGCTCCTGACGCGGCGTTACCATATCGATCGTGCTTGCGCTCATCGGGCCGCTCCCATGTATGTTGGCGATGATGCGAACCATGCCGCAAGGCAGGTGAGGGTGCATGAGGCGCCAGTCCCATCGATGCGGATTATTTTTCGGTGAAAGGCGTCGACTCGGGACGTTTGTCCCGTTCAGTTGCGGCCGAGGCCGGCCTCGCGCGCGGTGACGATCGCCTGCGCGCGGCTAGCAAGGCCGAGCTTGGCAAAGATCGTCGTCAAGTGATTTCGCACGGTCTTCTCGGAAATGCGCAGCAGCTTCGCGATCTCACCGTTGCTGAGCCCGCGGGCGACGCTGTCCAGTATCTCCCTTTCGCGTGACGTCAGACCGGACAACTCGCTGGTCGCGACTGTCTGGACAGGCTCATCAGCCTTGAGGAAGTCGTCGAGCTCTTTGCGGAATTCAGACCAGGCTTTCTCATACGGAAGCAGAATGTGGTTATTGCTCTCAAGCGGCACGAACCGGGCATTCGGGATCATCCCCGCAACCTGTCGACCCGCCTCGAACGGCACCATCGCATCGCCGCGAACGTGAAAGACGAGTGTCGGCACGCTCACCTTGCCCGCCTCAGCACGTATGTCGAAGGCGTGGAAGGCATTCCAGAGCCGGCAAGCGGTCTCAGGCGAGGCGCTGCGCCGCTGCAGCTCGCCGATCCATTTGAGCTGCTCCTTGCCGCCGTCCGGCATCAGGAGATTGGCAAAGACCTCGCGGAACGCTCCGGCATTCCGGCCCCAACCGATCTCGATCATCTGCGCGAGTGTCTGGGCCTGCCTGGCAG belongs to Bradyrhizobium icense and includes:
- a CDS encoding penicillin-binding protein 1A, with the translated sequence MDSILIKIFATALAFSQVTTRPDGVKTEFDAVHDRSEVAQLLSAGCAHMRKAFDIEDINLDDLIATAMDDKEALSGEIKALKGLNLADLHVAYREFCKVEKVEGSPVDLGQVIAFYNSAVKDLPDAGQLKDLRLPGTSVILDNKSQRVAEIYAPNNRRIWVKLADIPEAVRNAFIAAEDKRFFQHSGIDERGLVRAFLGNFTKPGRPQGGSTITQQVAKNLLVGNDVTYERKLREMIVASRMERALTKAEILELYLNSIYLGRGAWGIEMAARSYFGKPAKALSAVEGALLAGLAKGPNYFNPDRHPERARERLAYVLRRMQDDAVIDAAAAQAVLPQLVEYRPTRRDFAFHFVDHIAREAKAVAGLDTLTNSSYTVHSTVNSALQRVVEATLQEGLARYELNTGRYKFEGPEANISDAVRAADPRATEPAWLAALKTTRLPLYDVHWQSAVVLENARGKRGHAIRVGLTDGSVLPLNTWSAAIGRGLKPYDVVYVQVREAKGKQAARADLRIRPTVQGAALVLGNETGRILAMAGGFSYPASQLNRAVQSQRQPGSTFKPLTYLAALRKGLQPNTLVMDEPITLAPIGATGYARQRGFWSPKNYDGGASGAITLRRALENSRNLATAQLLATGLDESAERGLDRVCELAMEAQLYKECMRYYPFVLGAQTVRLIDLAAFYAAIANEGARPQPHAIETIEQDGRAIYRHDPRAVDWIGFADRASFYQLKSMLQGVLARGTARAAKHLSPYVGGKTGTTDNSADAWFVGFTNDVTVAIWVGYDNSDGGRRTLGPGQTGGKVALPMFEPIVQAAWGLHAPKTALNGPSREAMRQLATLSIDPYTGDPVPAGSGRAFTEYFKRDPAGRIDDSQFRIVSRAESYTYRGGRDEDDGPFQQWSHGNRLYGDNRLPFPFPAWRLDPRGYPSWREYPDDEDRLPRPPLRVDPDYFWRRLN
- a CDS encoding HGGxSTG domain-containing protein, whose protein sequence is MSDHARNTGPMLASPRCGAKTRTSGACRSPAVYGKKRCRMHGGAQESGAPRANQNARKHSLFTRDAIAERRQIQVLLGEARKLLEEMK
- a CDS encoding alpha/beta fold hydrolase; the protein is MQQRTLIRHDPRGSGLSDRNVTDFSLDAWVADLEAVVDAAGLRRFPLFGLCQGGSVAIAYAARHPDRVSRLILYSAYPHGAYVDGAAEKTARQAQTLAQMIEIGWGRNAGAFREVFANLLMPDGGKEQLKWIGELQRRSASPETACRLWNAFHAFDIRAEAGKVSVPTLVFHVRGDAMVPFEAGRQVAGMIPNARFVPLESNNHILLPYEKAWSEFRKELDDFLKADEPVQTVATSELSGLTSREREILDSVARGLSNGEIAKLLRISEKTVRNHLTTIFAKLGLASRAQAIVTAREAGLGRN
- a CDS encoding OsmC family protein, which translates into the protein MSASTIDMVTPRQEPLRRRYREKPEQAQIADHARAANIDRDPFHGAVVAGDGEVSLGFGIHRAIGGDHDLLNPGDMLCAALAACLDSTLRMIAARMGVALKTLAVEVRAFADVRGCLVVDRQVPVGFQRIDVDVLIEADEHTDPAQISHLASTAERCCVVLQTLRSDIAVDTRFRGPAPIASAE
- a CDS encoding tautomerase family protein, which gives rise to MPLVDIHVIRDVFTPAQKQQLIEKVTEAMVAVEGENMRGVTWVKINEVASGDWAIGGERLTSEKVKAIAAGRAA
- a CDS encoding methyltransferase domain-containing protein, with translation MTSPVSQTLIDAARAYEALFVPALFQQWAPMVADAARIERGDRVLDIACGTGVLAREAARRTGSSARVAGLDPNAGMLAVARDLAPGIDWRDGAAEALPFPDRSFDVVVCQFGLMFFSDRDKAVREMLRVMVPGGRCAVAVWDVIEHAPAFAALVDLLDRVAGKPAGDALRAPFVLGDRQGLAALYKGAGASLVDLTTLNGTARFPNIREFVEAELRGWLPVMGVVLPEPQINRILAEAESIFARYLTADGLAFGISAHLATCRRP
- a CDS encoding UPF0182 family protein, with the translated sequence MTIGITGPERKVPRQSAVVGFIIAAVFAGICLILLWLASDFLVDWLWFSAIGYPQVFWTTIGAKAAILFAVWTGTAVVLWLNGWLAVRFARRQPPQSVADFVSNLAGNVPSPDLFAVARDRLRWPRIIAGGAGLLALLVAALEVGNWGIILQFLYRVPYGAEDPLFNKDISFYLFVLPVYILVKNWMLLTLVLSALFAGAIYWVHGDIEYDVQHRSMSPTAIAHGSALLALLFVVKAWSYVLDRYLLLYGDNGVVVGASYTDVYVGLPGLWLMIGLSIIAAFAALANLRVRTYRLPAAAVMLLVIGSFVLSGVVPVLFRQFFVKPSELELEKPYIERNIALTRQAYNLDQIVAKPFAAEQKLTFKTLDDNKATIDNIRLWDWQPLSNTYAQLQEIRTYYKFHHLDVDRYWLDGSYQSVMISARELRPSLLPPNAQTWVNRHVLFTHGTGAVMSPVTRKTTEGLPFLYLRDIPPVADGGPQIREPRIYYGEEPDSYVIVKGSTPEFDYPKGKDNVYAAYDGTGGVPIGAMVWRGLFAYYFNDPNLVLTSYITTDSRIMIRRNIQQRVRTIAPFLRLDHDPYLVISDGRMFWMQDAYTVSSYFPYAQPAQKQDLNYIRNSVKVIVDAYNGTVDFYLMDTGDPVAATFQRIFPSLFKPFAAMPPDLQKHIRYPEDLFLIQAQLYQSYHMEAADVFYNREDLWQFPRQPGGGGVATMAPYYIIMRLPGEPQAEFFLMLPMVPSRRDNMIAWLAARCDPPDYGKLIVYEFPKEKLVYGPFQIEARINQNTEITQQITLWNQMGSRVIRGANLLVIPIENSILYVTPLYLRAEHGHLPELKRVIAAYGEHVVMKETLAEALSALFIEPVTAPAVSTATGERPATGPAPSQAREALDRYNQAVERLKSGDWKGFGTQFDAMRELLEEMNRRSTGH